The segment ACTACCGGATGAGTCCGTTCCCGAAAAGAAGTGCGCGTCGAGCGTGAGGCTGTCGAGAAAGCCAAGCAGTGATTCGATCTCGTTCGCCGCCGAAGGATCGCTGTCCGGTGTGTCGGCGGAAATCTCGCGGAGCGACGCTTGGATCTGCCTCAAGTTGTGGTAGAGGCTTCGGGGGGCTGACGGCTCCTGCAGGAACAGCCGGCCGACCAGGTGGGGCAGGGTGCGCGATTGGAACACGCGGCGATAGGCATCCTGTGAACCGAGCATCCGCAGAAGCGCGCTAAGCTCGGGGCTCTCGCGTTGGAACGCGAGACCTTCGGAACGTGCATTTTCCTCGGCGAGGAAAACAAGCACATGGCGCAGGGCGCTACAGGTCATGATTGCCCGTTCCAGGTGACGTCCCAGGCTCATGAACCACCAACCCGCGTCGTGCAACATGGTCCGCTCGGCTGTGCCGAGAAAGGTGTTCACGTCAGCGGTCACCGCCTGAGTGGCGGCGAGAGCGTTCTTCTTGCGAAGAACATCGGATGCCCTGGCACCGGACGTGCCTGCATCACCCTCCGGCCTGCGAAGCACGGCCAGCCGGGCATGCAGGCGTGTGAGTACCGCCCAGCTCTCGGGACTAACATAATCACGCAGCTTCCGGGCATTCTCAGCGGCGCTCGCAATCGAGCTCAGAAGCGAGCTCGGATGGCGCGGATCGAGGGTCATCCGCCACAGCTGATCGACGGGGAGCGACGTCGCTGGGCTGGCCGTGTCGTCGTCCGGCGCGTGACCGGTCGCTTCGAACAACCCGCGCCAGACAGGCAGCCAGCGGTGGCGCTCGCGGGCGGGAACCTCTTCCAGAGCCACATCGTCGAAGATCAGGATCATCCTCGCAGTGGCCTCCGCTCTTTCGAGGTAGCGGCTGAGCCAAAGCAACGCCTCGGCTGACCGAGAGCCGAGGACCCGTGCGGGTGGCACAGCGTGCGGATCCTCCCAATCGAAACTCGGTTGCTCTGGTTGCTCGCCGAGCAGCACGACCGCGTCGGCCGTCACGCCGATACGCTCTCGCGGAGGCATACCCGCTCCGAGGTGCACAAGTCCGCCCGGCATCACCATGATCTCCTGCCCGCGCACCAACACGTACGTCGAGAGTGTGTAGCCGGGCGAGTGAACCGCCGACGGATCGAGAGGCACCATCGCCAGGCTCTCTTGTGCCACGTATGCGAACGGGTTGCGTGCCACCTCCTGGGCCAGCCCTCCGGGGCCTGCGAGGTAAGGGAGCGGCTCTCCCTTTTCCTTGCCCGGACGGGCGTCGTGGATTGGACGGATTTTCAAGTCGGCGTACCGTTCGAGAATGATCTCAAGCTGGTCGGTGTCGCCGCAAGTGAGGGTAGGCACCGTGGGCAGCAACGCACGCTGACCCAAGTAGAAGCGATAAAGGCCTGGAAGGAAGGCGTTGAGCGCGCGATTCTCCGCCAGCCCGCTGCCGATGGCGTTGGCCACCACGACCGAACCGGAGCGAATGCATTGAAGGAGACCTGGCACGCCTGCGCCTTCGCGCGCCGTGGCGAACACCACCGGGTCGATATGGGCGTCGTTCAGGCGTCGATAGATGACATCGACGCGTTCAAGGCCGGCGATTGTCTTGAAGTAAAGCTGGTTGTCCACGACGAGGAGATCGTCGCCCTGTGCGAGCGGGAGACCCATCTTGCGGGCCAGGAAGCTGTGTTCGGAGTAGAATGGGTCCTGAGGGCCGGAGGTCAGGACAACGATGGAGGCGTCGCCAGAGCCCCGGGGCCCCAAGGCATGAAGGGCGTCGAGGATCTGCAGCGGGAATCCGACGATCGTCTGGAAGTGGGGCAGCCTGCCGTAGAGGTCCGCTGCTTCCTGTGCCAGGAATCGGCGGTTCTGGACGGCATAGCTCATGCCGATCGGTGTATTGGTCCAGGTGTCGGTGAACATCCAGGTGTCGGGCGTGCGCACGAGGTCAAACCGCAGGAGCGTCGCTGGGTTGTCGCGGTGTGGCTCGAGCCCGCAGCAGGGGCGCCGAAAATAGGGGTCTCCGAGTATCACCTCGGGCGGGAGGATTCGCGACCTCAGGATCTTCTGCTCGCCATAGGCGTCACGCAGAAAGGCATTCACCAGGCGTGCCCGCTGGGAGCAGGCCGCCTCGATGCGGCTCCATTCATCGCACGCCATGACGAGCGGCGTTGGCTCGAGGTGCCAGAACGGGGCGTGCGGATGTGACGCCCCGGGGGAAAAGTCGGTTTGTCCCGCATCGCGAATGAGCAACTGGAGCCGTCCGCGCAATTCTCGGAGGTGGGCGGCGGACAGGCGCGGACTGGAGACGGGTGGGGACATGCGACGGCGTTCCCAGCAAACGGCACGCCTGAATCGGCGCAAGCGTGTGATTTCACAGCGCCAAAAGAAAAAGCCGACGGCTTTCGACCGTCGGCTCGACCCTGTAACCCATCGCGAAGTGGCTCAGCTCGGAGGCAGGAGGACGGTGTCGATCACGTGGATGACACCATTGCTTGTGGTCCAGTCGGCTTCTGTGACGTTGGACGTGTTGACCTTCACGCCGCCATCGAGATCGATGGTGAGGTTGCCGCCCTGAAGGGTGGGGGCGGCCTGTCCGTCGGTAAGGCTTGTTGAGAGCACTTTGGCCGGTACCAAGTGATAGAGCAGGATGGCAACGAGCGTGGCGCGGTTCTCCGGAAGGAGGAGGCTTTCGACTGTGCCTGCAGGCAATTTGGCGAACGCAGCGTCAGTGGGCGCGAACAGCGTGAAATGTCCCGGCCCGAGGAGGACGTCCACCAGGCCTGCCGTCTGCACGGCCGCGACCAGCGTGGTGAAATTCCCACTCTTGATGAGTGCTGCCGGGATCGAATCGTCGTCAAGCGAGTAGGCCTCCGCGATGGCGGCCCCGGAGCCTTTGCTTGTCGGGATCGTGATCGTGTAGGAACCGGCGGGCATGTGGCGTACCAGACCTGAGTCCGTGGCGTCGAAGGGAGCCAGCCCGGTGCTGGCGATCGCATTGGGCTGGGCGGTCGCCCAGTTGTCATTGCTGGCAATGATGGTCCCGGCGCTGTTGTAGACATGGAAGGTGGTGTCCTGGAGCGGGCTTGGAACGCCGAAGGTTCCCAGACTCTTTCCAAGACTGCGGACGTAGACGCGTGTTTCCCGATCGAGTATCAGACCCAGGGTAATGGGCGCATTGTCGACCCGGCCTAGGGCCGACAGGTTGATGAGGCGCCCCGCGCTCTTCGGGTGGTGTATCAGCTGCCCGCGCAGCTCACCCGAACCCACGTTCACTGTATGCACATTCACATAGGCGCCCTCGGATAGGAGCTTTGCAATATCTCCCGTGTAGGTGCCCGTGAACTTGCCGGCGTAGAAGCCCTGCGCCGCCGCCACATAGGACGAAGCGCCGCCGAAGTTTACCACAACACTGCCATTCGAGCCCGCCGGGGCTTCGTGAATGTGGGACATCGTGATTGAAGATGTGAGACCGACGGCGGAAACATAGGCGGTGTATGCCTTGGTGCTGGTGTCCAACGTGAGCATGGCGCGGCCGCTGGCGGATGTGTTGACAGCAGGCACCTCATTCGCTCCGGAAAGTACAGCCGTGAACGTGAGGATTTCCGCCTGCGCGGAAGCGAGGGGCAATAGCAGCCCCAGCGCCCATTTAAGGGTGAGGTATTTCATGAGACAGGTGTTTTTGGGTGGTGGCCGTTCGGCCGGTGATAGCCTTGAACCTGTCGCTGCAAGTCGTTGATCGTGCAATTAAACGGCATAATATTTTTGCCAGGAATAATTGATGTTTGTAGTTGCAAAAGCTCTTGTATCGGGTTGCTTAGGGCCCCTTTCAAAAAGCTTAACGTATCGGAATATCGGATACGCGATGCGGGTGGTCAACATCGGGAGCAGCGAGTCTTCGGGTGCGTTGCTGACAAAAAGAATGTCAATGAATGCGTAATCGCGTTGGGAATCCGTGCCCTGTGAGTGCCGCTGTGGGTGGTTCGAACCGTTCTCTTGAAATGACGTCGCACCTCCTGCAGGATGGCGTTTCCGCATGGAACTCCACATCCCGCCCGGCCCATTCTCAGGCTATATCTTTGACCTCGACGGCACGCTCATCGACTCGATGCCGATGCACTACATCGCATGGAGCGAGGCAATGCGGCGACATGGCCTATTGGAGAAGCTCAGCGAGGATTTGTTCTATGCCCTCGGCGGGGTGCCCAGCGTGGAGGTCGCCGGACGTTTTGCCCACCATTACGGCCTGACATTGGATCCGCATCGTGTCACTGAACTCAAGGAGCAGCTTTACCTCGAGAAGCTGAGCGAGATGCCCCTTATTGCGCCGGTCGTGGAGTTCGCTCGCCGGATTGCGGTAACCCATCCGGTGGCGATTGCGACCGGTGGCATGGCGGAGATTGCGCTGCCTGCCATCCGCGCCGCGGGACTCGGGGATATCTTCAAGATCGTCGTCACTCCCGCGGAGATCGCGCCCGGTCGCGGAAAGCCTGCACCCGATATTTTTCTCAAAGCGGCTGAGTTGATTGGAGTTCCTCCCCGCGAGTGCCTTGTTTTCGAGGATGCTGAACCTGGTCTGATCGGGGCCAAAGCCGCAGGGATGACGGTCGTTCGCGTGCCAAGCAGGAGGTAGCGAGCGCTACCGGTTCCGCACGTATCTCCCTCCAATCTTCCAGTCCTCCAGTCCTCCAATCTTCCTCGCCCATGATCCACTCTCTTGCCAACCCCTCGGTCCTGAAGCAGCCGGTGTACGAGCCGGGCAAACCCATCGACGATGTGGCGCGGGAACTCGGGCTCGATCCGGCAACGGTGATCAAGCTGGCGTCGAATGAGAATCCGTTCGGGCCTTCGCCGAAGGCAGTGGCGGCCGCGACGGAGGCCCTTCGCCAGGGCGAGTTGTATCCGGATGGTGGATGCGTGGCCCTGCGGGCGAAACTGGCGAGGCTCTGGAGTCTCGATCCGGCCCAGTTTGTGATCGGCAACGGTTCGAACGAGCTCCTCGAATTGGTTGGCCACGCGTTTCTCGTGCCGGGCGATGAGGTGGTGATGGGCGAGCCTTCCTTCGCCGTGTACAAGCTGGTGACGCTGCTTTTCGGCGCCAAACCGGTCGAGGTGCCGCTCGTGGCACACCGGCATGACCTGGCGGCCTTGCGCGCGGCAGTGACGCCCCGCACCAAGCTTGTCTTTCTCCCGAGTCCCAACAATCCAACCGGCACGACCAATACCGAGGCTGAGATCTTCGCCTTCGTTCGAAGCCTTCCCGAGCATGTGGTCTTTGTCTTCGATGAAGCTTACGCGGAGTTTCTGGACACCCCCCCCGACCTGAGGCCCCTGATTGCCGAAGGACGCAACGTGATATGCCTCCGGACATTTTCGAAGATCTACGGCCTCGCGTCGCTGCGCATAGGTTACGGTTACATGGCCCGTGAAGCGGCTTCGCTGCTAAATCGCGTTCGCCAGCCCTTTAACGTGAATGCCATCGCGCAAGCCGCTGCGATAGCCGCCCTGGACGATGGTGAGTTTGCGATAAGGACGTCGCGCGACAACAGACTGGGCCTCGAGCAGCTTTATGCGGGCTTCCGCACCCTCGGCCTCGAATTCGTTCTGTCGGAGGGCAACTTCATCCTCGTCAAGGTCGGCGATGGGGGGCGGATCTTTGCGGACCTCCAGGCGCGGGGCGTGATCATCCGCCCCATGCGTTCGTACAATATGCCGGAGTGGGTGCGTGTCACCGTCGGCTCCCGTGAGCAGAATGAGCGCCTGCTGCGCGAATTGAAGAACGTCCTTTGAGCGCGGAGACCCGTGAAGGGTTCGGTCCGCGCGTTTATTCAGGTGAAACGTCGGTGCCGGGCCGGGTCTTTGCTGCGGCGCGTGTGAGGCGGTCGCGCATCGCCTCTGCAAGCGCCGAGCGACCGCGGGGAAGCTCGACCAGGATCCGGGAATGGCCACTTGTATCCAGTTTCCTGAGACAGGTGAACAACGAGTGTGCGGCGGCCGCGGGATCGTGCTCCGCGGAAAGCCAGCGCACGCTGGCTCCTGAGGGAACCGGGAATCGGCGCGTCGGCTTCGCCATCAGCACCAGGGCATCTCCGGAACCAAGCGACTTGAAGGTGGCGGCCGTGGCGCGTCCGACGAGCACGAGCGGTGTCCTAGGACTGTAGTGCTGCTCCAGCATTCCAGGCGCAACAGCGGTTGAGCCTGGTGGCGTCTTCTTGCCGCGGTACGGGGTAACTGCGCATCGGAGGACCCGGGACAGGTCGTCTGCGTGAATCGCACCCGGACGCAGGATCACCGGCCGACGGGGATTGCGGAGGTCGAGAATGGTCGACTCCACCCCGATGTCGCAGGCGCCGCCGTCTAAGACGAAGGGAATCCTGCCTGAGAGATTATCGAGCACATGTTGCGCCGTCGTCGGACTAAGGTAGCCAAACGGATTTGCGCTTGGTGCGGCCAGCGGCAGCCCGCAGGTTTTCAACAGGCGGCGAAACAAGGGGTGGGCCGGCATGCGAACTGCCACGCTTGGGAGACCCGAAGTGGCGAGGTCGGGGACGACTGGTTTCTTCGGCAGCACGATCGTAAGGGGCCCAGGCCAGAATGCGCCTGCCACCAGGAGTGCTTCGGGCGGCACCTCGGCCAGCGCGTCCCATTGCCCCAATTCGTGGATATGCACGATCAGGGGGTCGTTGGTTGGGCGGCGTTTGGCTGCGAAGATCCTTCGGCAGGCCTTTGGGTCCAGTGCATTACCAGCGAGCCCGTACACGGTTTCGGTGGGCACGGCGACGAGGTCGCCACGACGCAAGGCGGCGGCGAGCCGCGCCAGGTTGCGTGGTGTTCCGGTGAGACGCTGGGTGCGTGTGGCGAGGCGTTTGGGCACAAAAAAGGCCGGAGCGAGTCCGGCCTAGAAAGTCTTCGCAGACAGGCGCTTACAGCGCGAGCAAGTTATTGCGGGACTGCTTGATCGTCCGGGTGACCGCGCGCTGGTGCTTGGCCGAGAGGCCGGTGTATTTGCGCGGGAGGATCTTGCCCGTATCGGTCACATAGCGAACCATCAGCTGCGGCGTGGTGAAGGGATACTCCGCCGGAGTGAGGCTGCGTTGGGTTTGTTCGGTCGTGCTCATTTGAAAAAGACGGCTAGTAAGAACGCCCGGGCCAGGGGATGTCAAGGGGGATCAGGACTGGAAGATCAGGGACCGGAGGACCGGAGGACCGGAGGACCAGGGACCAGGGACCGGAGGACCAGGGACCAGGGGACCAGGGACCAGGGACCGGGTGTTACCCATGTCCTGAAACAGCACCGGGAAGGGATAAGGGACCGGCGCTGTCAGGACATGGGTGTGTGGTGAACCGGACATCAAGAACAGGTGCTTTGCGGACCAAAACTTCATGTCTTCCAATCTTCCAATCCTCAACCACTACAGCTACTTTTCGCCCCTCTTTCCCGTACGATCCCACGATGCGCATCCTGATCCCCATTTGCCTGAGCGCTTTGGCCCTGCTGGGCGGCTGCCGGCGACAGACGAACCCCGAGTTGGCGACAGTTGCGTCCAAAGCCACGCTGCAGCGAGCCACGGTGGTGGAGGACCTCGGCTTCATGCGCGGTCGCACCATTGGCGCCGCGGTTG is part of the Opitutaceae bacterium genome and harbors:
- a CDS encoding circularly permuted type 2 ATP-grasp protein, encoding MSPPVSSPRLSAAHLRELRGRLQLLIRDAGQTDFSPGASHPHAPFWHLEPTPLVMACDEWSRIEAACSQRARLVNAFLRDAYGEQKILRSRILPPEVILGDPYFRRPCCGLEPHRDNPATLLRFDLVRTPDTWMFTDTWTNTPIGMSYAVQNRRFLAQEAADLYGRLPHFQTIVGFPLQILDALHALGPRGSGDASIVVLTSGPQDPFYSEHSFLARKMGLPLAQGDDLLVVDNQLYFKTIAGLERVDVIYRRLNDAHIDPVVFATAREGAGVPGLLQCIRSGSVVVANAIGSGLAENRALNAFLPGLYRFYLGQRALLPTVPTLTCGDTDQLEIILERYADLKIRPIHDARPGKEKGEPLPYLAGPGGLAQEVARNPFAYVAQESLAMVPLDPSAVHSPGYTLSTYVLVRGQEIMVMPGGLVHLGAGMPPRERIGVTADAVVLLGEQPEQPSFDWEDPHAVPPARVLGSRSAEALLWLSRYLERAEATARMILIFDDVALEEVPARERHRWLPVWRGLFEATGHAPDDDTASPATSLPVDQLWRMTLDPRHPSSLLSSIASAAENARKLRDYVSPESWAVLTRLHARLAVLRRPEGDAGTSGARASDVLRKKNALAATQAVTADVNTFLGTAERTMLHDAGWWFMSLGRHLERAIMTCSALRHVLVFLAEENARSEGLAFQRESPELSALLRMLGSQDAYRRVFQSRTLPHLVGRLFLQEPSAPRSLYHNLRQIQASLREISADTPDSDPSAANEIESLLGFLDSLTLDAHFFSGTDSSGSESLDTLLQGLLDRLYALHPLISDHFFSHQARLPAAAGQAELSL
- a CDS encoding fasciclin domain-containing protein; translation: MKYLTLKWALGLLLPLASAQAEILTFTAVLSGANEVPAVNTSASGRAMLTLDTSTKAYTAYVSAVGLTSSITMSHIHEAPAGSNGSVVVNFGGASSYVAAAQGFYAGKFTGTYTGDIAKLLSEGAYVNVHTVNVGSGELRGQLIHHPKSAGRLINLSALGRVDNAPITLGLILDRETRVYVRSLGKSLGTFGVPSPLQDTTFHVYNSAGTIIASNDNWATAQPNAIASTGLAPFDATDSGLVRHMPAGSYTITIPTSKGSGAAIAEAYSLDDDSIPAALIKSGNFTTLVAAVQTAGLVDVLLGPGHFTLFAPTDAAFAKLPAGTVESLLLPENRATLVAILLYHLVPAKVLSTSLTDGQAAPTLQGGNLTIDLDGGVKVNTSNVTEADWTTSNGVIHVIDTVLLPPS
- a CDS encoding HAD-IA family hydrolase yields the protein MELHIPPGPFSGYIFDLDGTLIDSMPMHYIAWSEAMRRHGLLEKLSEDLFYALGGVPSVEVAGRFAHHYGLTLDPHRVTELKEQLYLEKLSEMPLIAPVVEFARRIAVTHPVAIATGGMAEIALPAIRAAGLGDIFKIVVTPAEIAPGRGKPAPDIFLKAAELIGVPPRECLVFEDAEPGLIGAKAAGMTVVRVPSRR
- the hisC gene encoding histidinol-phosphate transaminase, with the translated sequence MIHSLANPSVLKQPVYEPGKPIDDVARELGLDPATVIKLASNENPFGPSPKAVAAATEALRQGELYPDGGCVALRAKLARLWSLDPAQFVIGNGSNELLELVGHAFLVPGDEVVMGEPSFAVYKLVTLLFGAKPVEVPLVAHRHDLAALRAAVTPRTKLVFLPSPNNPTGTTNTEAEIFAFVRSLPEHVVFVFDEAYAEFLDTPPDLRPLIAEGRNVICLRTFSKIYGLASLRIGYGYMAREAASLLNRVRQPFNVNAIAQAAAIAALDDGEFAIRTSRDNRLGLEQLYAGFRTLGLEFVLSEGNFILVKVGDGGRIFADLQARGVIIRPMRSYNMPEWVRVTVGSREQNERLLRELKNVL
- a CDS encoding L-threonylcarbamoyladenylate synthase, with product MPKRLATRTQRLTGTPRNLARLAAALRRGDLVAVPTETVYGLAGNALDPKACRRIFAAKRRPTNDPLIVHIHELGQWDALAEVPPEALLVAGAFWPGPLTIVLPKKPVVPDLATSGLPSVAVRMPAHPLFRRLLKTCGLPLAAPSANPFGYLSPTTAQHVLDNLSGRIPFVLDGGACDIGVESTILDLRNPRRPVILRPGAIHADDLSRVLRCAVTPYRGKKTPPGSTAVAPGMLEQHYSPRTPLVLVGRATAATFKSLGSGDALVLMAKPTRRFPVPSGASVRWLSAEHDPAAAAHSLFTCLRKLDTSGHSRILVELPRGRSALAEAMRDRLTRAAAKTRPGTDVSPE
- the rpsR gene encoding 30S ribosomal protein S18; this translates as MSTTEQTQRSLTPAEYPFTTPQLMVRYVTDTGKILPRKYTGLSAKHQRAVTRTIKQSRNNLLAL